In a genomic window of Pseudoliparis swirei isolate HS2019 ecotype Mariana Trench chromosome 20, NWPU_hadal_v1, whole genome shotgun sequence:
- the LOC130210459 gene encoding ras-related protein Rab-1B-like has protein sequence MNPEYDYLFKLLLIGDSGVGKSCLLLRFADDTYTESYISTIGVDFKIRTIDMDSKTVKLQIWDTAGQERFRTITSSYYRGAHGIIIVYDVTEQESFNNVKQWLDEIDRYACENVSRLLVGNKSDLISKKVVDVATAQDLASSLKVPFLETSAKSSDNVERAFLTMASEIHKRVASEGGGMRGESKEARARSAKINSAPLWLGGEKQTPQAGNCC, from the exons ATGAATCCTGAATA CGACTACCTGTTCAAACTTCTTCTGATCGGTGACTCTGGAGTCGGAAAGTCATGTCTGCTGCTGCGCTTCGCG GATGACACCTACACTGAGAGCTACATCTCCACCATCGGGGTCGACTTCAAGATCAGGACCATCGACATGGACAGCAAGACAGTGAAACTACAGATT TGGGACACCGCAGGTCAGGAGAGGTTTCGAACCATCACCTCCAGCTACTACAGGGGAGCCCACGGCATCATCATCGTCTACGACGTCACGGAGCAG gaGTCCTTCAACAATGTGAAGCAGTGGTTGGACGAGATAGATCGCTACGCCTGTGAGAACGTCTCCAGGCTGCTGGTGGGGAACAAGTCTGACCTCATCAGTAAGAAGGTGGTGGACGTCGCCACGGCTCAG gaccTGGCCTCGTCTCTCAAGGTCCCCTTCCTGGAGACCAGCGCCAAGAGCTCGGACAACGTGGAGCGGGCTTTCCTCACCATGGCCTCGGAGATCCACAAGCGCGTGGCCAGCGAGGGAGGCGGGATGCGGGGCGAGTCGAAGGAGGCCCGGGCCCGGAGTGCCAAGATCAACAGCGCCCCGCTGTGGCTGGGAGGGGAGAAGCAGACACCGCAGGCCGGCAACTGCTGCtga